A single region of the Montipora capricornis isolate CH-2021 chromosome 13, ASM3666992v2, whole genome shotgun sequence genome encodes:
- the LOC138028648 gene encoding epithelial-stromal interaction protein 1-like translates to MSYYRDYGYSRAPMKTSRSDEGNAATGEQSGEQFGEHQIVKNDEAASKEPERKTGFTMISPDPRKRAQLEQVAKREMDEADARSEARRSRPIYERPRSVGGTASYATSIHEKQKAVRTAAHTGLQIQQKREKWQREKREAEEKEHRQRKEKARSQAERNEFLKTMRTQELEDKHREAHRRKNEAFLDRLEMANKYKY, encoded by the exons ATGAGTTATTACAGGGATTACGGATACTCTCGAGCACCAATGAAAACAAGCAGATCGGATGAAGGTAATGCGGCAACAGGTGAACAGTCTGGTGAACAGTTTGGGGAACATCAAATAGTTAAAAATGACGAAGCAGCATCGAAGGAGCCTGAAAG AAAAACTGGATTTACTATGATTTCTCCAGACCCAAGAAAGAGAGCCCAGTTGGAGCAAG tggcAAAAAGGGAAATGGATGAAGCCGACGCTCGCAGTGAAGCTAGACGATCGCGCCCTATTTATGAAAGACCTCGTAGTGTTGGCGGAACCGCGAGTTATGCAACATCTATACacgaaaaacagaaagcagtgCGAACAGCAGCACATACAGGTCTGCAAATTCAG caaaaacgtgaaaaatggcaaagagaAAAGAGGGAAGCCGAAGAAAAAGAACACaggcaaagaaaagaaaaagcaaggTCTCAG gctgaaaggAACGAATTTCTCAAAACTATGAGAACTCAAGAACTAGAGGATAAGCACAGAGAAGCACACAGACG GAAAAACGAAGCGTTCTTGGACAGGCTGGAGATGGCAAACAAATACA AGTATTAA
- the LOC138028644 gene encoding uncharacterized protein — MSYDVSYVKARKKAARQLRNSSAQQLEIETKKMEERIRALKEQMVKEKEEREKLGGTRWMSGKAGPLNSHAQNVLKKKSSKDDKTHKNLKILGDEPLQNYIKKATSRVQQSNDIVALGCGQCERAKATLECLECAEKYCVRCFMSFHQKGALKKHNTQSIDQGKGGVIKEKEGNSINNTTPQLSPYKDHSRVPFQVQRDSLRSSESTRRQGGSLLEGSYNEEESAQSFAQALMQWRKNGGGNPTDSSKNTTCETSTTPEPPKQQEFKVTFGPNKSLSYLDRMLLKKHHDPKQTPQSIHPTEFESVISKQRSPRDDLQTGTENQLGTNYREIFQNLGAPNKKMSQYDTETCIKSKGVLSIEEVNGDHGSNWEETAACIIEEDYTLPHPESRSLSRSPKVSFECMTSSGHFLANSDALHLEDVSPPRLSNTAPHLTLAQEKLSGNVFKRVWSPKPCHMGLSKFFMAGVVDNNSRGRTCGDSGAELGPSSVNMDIVRKSLLSQNLWKPHESVSETAIEGSPIREEKEQPDTTTDKEPVIPLLLEPELSAKNHDRPDSRSSTVAEPVSSDPHHQSLIHDFGIVDFLKIQPNLCNGFENYNLIHRVSTVSPLTLSPNPPTSYWSDDSDDEFLEQICYQTFKDEQKADQDEADRSTLTDLAWELASTTGRLTRSEVDEDNREEVEGVSDHDSIENNDYGSGLSSSEEEAAYDNRSENLSESNDEEENTLAEAVVYELK, encoded by the exons GAAATTAGGTGGAACAAGATGGATGTCTGGAAAAGCTGGTCCATTGAACAGCCATGCCCAGAATGTCCTTAAGAAGAAAAGTTCAAAAGATGACAAA ACTCATAAAAACCTGAAAATTCTTGGTGATGAGCCTTTGC AAAATTACATAAAGAAGGCAACCTCGAGAGTTCAACAATCCAATGATATTGTTGCATTAGGATGTGGCCAGTGTGAAAGAGCAAAGGCAACCTTG GAGTGCTTGGAATGTGCTGAGAAGTATTGTGTGCGCTGCTTCATGTCTTTTCATCAAAAGGGAGCTCTCAAGAAACACAACACTCAATCAATTGATCAG GGCAAAGGAGGGGTAATAAAGGAAAAAGAGGGAAACTCCATTAACAATACCACGCCCCAATTATCACCTTACAAAGATCACTCAAG AGTACCCTTCCAAGTTCAGAGGGACTCCTTGAGG TCCAGTGAATCCACAAGACGGCAAGGTGGTTCCCTTTTGGAAGGTTCATACAATGAAGAGGAAAGTGCACAGTCCTTTGCACAAGCACTTATGCAGTGGAGGAAAAATGGTGGAGGGAACCCAACAGATAGTAGCAAAA ACACGACCTGCGAGACAAGTACCACACCTGAACCTCCCAAGCAACAAGAATTCAAAGTAACCTTTGGACCTAACAAGTCTTTAAGCTACCTCGACCGCATGTTATTGAAGAAACACCATGACCCTAAGCAAACTCCTCAGTCAATACATCCAACGGAGTTTGAAAGCGTGATATCGAAACAAAGATCTCCAAGAGATGACTTACAAACTGGAACTGAAAACCAACTGGGAACAAACTACAGAGAAATATTCCAAAATTTAGGTGCCCCAAACAAGAAAATGTCTCAATATGATACAGAAACGTGCATCAAATCGAAAGGTGTTTTATCGATTGAAGAGGTTAATGGTGATCATGGTTCAAATTGGGAAGAGACAGCTGCCTGTATTATCGAGGAAGATTATACTCTGCCTCATCCCGAGAGTAGATCCTTGTCACGTTCGCCGAAAGTCAGTTTTGAGTGCATGACCTCGTCCGGACATTTTTTGGCTAACAGTGATGCATTGCACTTGGAAGATGTTTCACCACCAAGGCTTAGTAATACAGCGCCTCATCTGACTCTTGCACAAGAAAAACTCAGCGGTAATGTCTTTAAACGTGTGTGGAGCCCTAAACCATGTCATATGGGTCTGTCGAAGTTTTTCATGGCAGGTGTTGTGGACAACAACTCAAGAGGAAGGACGTGTGGTGACAGCGGGGCAGAGTTAGGGCCATCGTCCGTTAACATGGATATTGTAAGAAAGAGTTTGTTATCGCAGAATCTGTGGAAACCACATGAAAGTGTATCAGAGACTGCAATTGAAGGCAGTCCGATAAGAGAGGAAAAAGAACAGCCAGATACTACTACTGATAAAGAACCTGTAATTCCTCTGTTGCTTGAACCAGAATTATCAGCAAAGAACCATGACAGGCCAGACTCCAGATCGTCTACGGTAGCTGAACCAGTTTCAAGTGATCCGCATCATCAATCTCTGATTCATGACTTTGGGATTGTGgattttttgaaaatacaaccGAACCTATGCAATGGCTTTGAAAACTACAACCTTATCCATCGTGTATCCACTGTTTCCCCACTCACACTTAGTCCGAATCCTCCAACCTCTTATTGGTCAGATGATAGCGATGATGAATTTTTAGAACAAATCTGTTATCAGACATTCAAAGATGAACAGAAGGCGGACCAAGACGAGGCTGATCGTTCAACTTTAACCGATCTGGCATGGGAGCTAGCCTCGACAACAGGCCGATTAACTCGCTCTGAAGTGGACGAGGACAATAGAGAAGAGGTCGAGGGGGTGTCTGACCACGATAGTATTGAAAATAATGACTATGGCTCAGGGTTGAGTTCTAGTGAGGAGGAGGCAGCTTATGACAATCGTAGTGAAAATTTAAGTGAATCAAACGACGAAGAGGAAAATACTTTAGCGGAAGCAGTCGTTTATgaactgaaatga
- the LOC138028643 gene encoding zinc finger protein 862-like: MWRFLTGVKPPPQKKAKLSEADAHYEKEKRKREPQKTWKDKRPWLQFTPDGTMICSYCVDAKIPETKTEFVAGCKSARIESVKKHETSEVHVHAAEVIKSRMKEVGTRPAEKALQKMNEEVFAKLEKLFRTCHAMAKHNRPFSDFVWQCQLDKAKGLDVGATYINDKSARSFTQAIAETERANIKRVIERNKFASILSDGATDCSVTENEIVYVRICERGVVSVKFMGCMATEKADAKGIFNALKRAVESIGLEWEELLKKLVALGSDGASVMMGARKGVAALLKEKNPSIIGIHCFGHRLELAYKESLAKVDLGDKVVTLLMGLYYFYHNSPLNRSNLKNSFKALGKKAVTPTRVGGTRWVGHVLRALTNLFKGYEAVVQHLQQLGEDPKASSVAKSKAKCFLKLLTKKDVMQFASFLHDVVSALSIMSKVFQRKDGTAADIHRSLKNVLSVLDDYRTCDGPYLAKMKSGVLCHSATGSLVQFPSARANLLTSLGENLKKRFADSDTGVINSTSIVDLGIWPVKEKMKAFGDKEVVFIVKHYEESLVSAGVDVDSVQLEWTLLKNDLYSGNDAEEIKKLSWREINQKWRSQYENILAVIDLLLCLPSSSTECERGFSLMKNIKTNVRNSLKENSLCDFMVIQLESPAIESFDPTQAIHHWNQQVTRARRPFLKDAKKLQRQAPVLAPEVRETIEVDAPTAADSQVTEGDAPTAVESQDPVESDAPTATESEETTEMQEQEEARVEARKESDYEDSGYDSGMESAESDCDDNEETVNRKLIHF; encoded by the exons ATGTGGCGTTTCTTGACTGGTGTAAAGCCGCCTCCTCAAAAGAAAGCTAAATTGAGTGAGGCGGATGCACACTAcgagaaagagaaaagaaaacgagaaccGCAGAAAACATGGAAAGACAAGCGACCTTGGTTGCAGTTCACACCAGATGGCACGATGATTTGCAGTTATTGTGTTGATGCAAAAATTCCAGAAACCAAAACTGAATTTGTAGCGGGTTGTAAGTCAGCTCGTATTGAATCAGTGAAGAAACATGAAACCAGTGAAGTGCATGTTCATGCAGCAGAAGTCATAAAAAGCCGCATGAAGGAG GTGGGTACTCGTCCTGCTGAGAAAGCCCTACAGAAGATGAATGAAGAAGTGTTTGCCAAATTGGAAAAATTGTTCAGGACGTGCCATGCCATGGCGAAACACAACAGGCCATTCAGCGACTTTGTGTGGCAATGTCAGTTGGATAAGGCGAAAGGTCTTGATGTTGGCGCAACTTATATTAATGATAAATCAGCAAGGTCCTTTACACAAGCTATAGCAGAAACTGAACGTGCTAATATTAAACGTGTGATTGAACGAAATAAGTTTGCATCAATTTTAAGCGATGGGGCTACTGACTGTTCAGTAACTGAGAATGAAATAGTTTATGTCAGAATTTGCGAGCGTGGTGTTGTGTCGGTTAAATTCATGGGGTGCATGGCAACAGAAAAGGCGGATGCTAAAGGCATTTTCAATGCTCTTAAACGTGCTGTTGAGTCTATTGGTTTGGAATGGGAAGAGCTTCTTAAGAAATTGGTGGCCCTTGGTTCTGATGGGGCATCAGTGATGATGGGCGCGAGGAAAGGTGTTGCAGCcttgttgaaggaaaaaaatcccTCCATCATTGGAATCCACTGTTTTGGGCACAGACTTGAGCTGGCCTACAAGGAGTCCCTGGCTAAGGTTGACCTTGGAGACAAGGTTGTTACACTTTTGATGGGCTTATACTATTTTTACCATAACAGCCCACTGAACCGCAGTAACCTTAAAAACTCTTTCAAAGCCCTAGGAAAGAAAGCTGTGACTCCCACGCGAGTTGGCGGGACCCGCTGGGTAGGTCATGTTTTGCGAGCCTTAACCAATCTTTTCAAAGGCTATGAGGCAGTTGTACAGCACTTGCAGCAGTTAGGAGAAGACCCAAAGGCATCGTCAGTTGCCAAGAGCAAGGCGAAATGCTTCCTCAAGTTGCTTACAAAAAAAGATGTAATGCAATTTGCGTCAtttttgcatgatgttgtaTCTGCCCTCAGCATTATGTCCAAAGTGTTCCAAAGGAAAGATGGAACAGCAGCTGACATCCATAGGAGTTTGAAGAATGTCCTTTCAGTGCTAGATGATTACAGAACCTGTGATGGACCTTACCTTGCAAAGATGAAGTCCGGTGTCCTCTGCCACTCAGCCACAGGTAGCCTTGTGCAGTTTCCAAGTGCTAGAGCAAATCTTCTAACGAGCCTTGGGGAAAATTTAAAGAAGCGATTTGCTGACTCGGACACTGGGGTAATCAATTCCACTTCTATTGTGGATCTAGGAATTTGGCCAGTGAAAGAAAAGATGAAGGCGTTTGGAGATAAAGAGGTGGTTTTCATAGTGAAACACTATGAAGAAAGTTTGGTGAGTGCAGGTGTGGATGTAGACTCAGTGCAATTAGAGTGGACCCTGCTCAAGAATGATCTTTACAGTGGCAATGATgcagaagaaattaaaaaattgtCATGGCGTGAAATTAATCAAAAGTGGAGATCTCAATATGAAAACATCTTGGCTGTCATTGACCTCCTCCTTTGCCTTCCTTCCTCCAGCACCGAGTGCGAGAGAGGCTTCAGTCTCATGAAGAACATCAAGACAAATGTCCGAAACAGCCTCAAAGAAAATTCTCTTTGTGATTTTATGGTCATCCAGCTAGAGTCACCAGCTATTGAAAGTTTTGATCCTACGCAGGCCATTCACCATTGGAATCAACAGGTGACAAGAGCACGACGCCCTTTCCTTAAGGATGCTAAGAAGCTACAGCGACAAGCTCCTGTTCTGGCACCAGAAGTGAGGGAGACCATTGAAGTTGATGCTCCAACAGCTGCTGACTCACAGGTCACTGAAGGTGATGCTCCAACAGCTGTCGAATCACAGGACCCCGTAGAAAGTGATGCTCCAACAGCTACTGAATCAGAAGAGACCACTGAAATGCAAGAGCAAGAAGAAGCACGAGTTGAAGCTAGAAAAGAGAGTGATTATGAAGACAGTGGTTATGACAGTGGGATGGAGTCAGCAGAGTCAGACTGTGATGATAACGAAGAAACAGTTAACAGAAAACTGATACATTTTTAA